From the genome of Oncorhynchus clarkii lewisi isolate Uvic-CL-2024 chromosome 11, UVic_Ocla_1.0, whole genome shotgun sequence, one region includes:
- the LOC139420195 gene encoding leucine-rich repeat-containing protein 30-like, which produces MGHKQSKEEEMKRQARKSAGREDSLTSAERIRNHAYKQWGYSILSLARRGLKEPPKELWELTELEKLNLSLNCLRALPPALSILSNLVVLNLWGNQLTSLPPEIGQLRHLRVLFCYRNQLTEVPEELGNCTRLEVLSLANNEISGLPASCANLTCLRKLNLSHNKIVHIPGCVYTMKRLVFLHLACNRLECIAESIAALVELKILIVEGNEIHSLPKMICCLTRLELLNVDFNDIQNVPQEMHQLSRLEKLAYHPLDKGLHIMQNPLQKQIKEVLEGGLIALFNYLKSN; this is translated from the coding sequence ATGGGACACAAGCAGTCCAAggaagaggagatgaagaggCAGGCGAGGAAGAGTGCCGGCCGTGAGGACAGCTTGACGTCGGCAGAGCGGATCCGCAACCACGCGTACAAACAGTGGGGCTACAGCATACTGAGCCTGGCCCGCCGCGGCCTCAAGGAACCCCCCAAGGAACTGTGGGAGCTGACGGAGCTCGAGAAGCTCAACCTGTCGTTGAACTGCCTGCGGGCTCTGCCCCCCGCCCTCAGCATTCTCAGCAACCTGGTGGTCCTCAACCTGTGGgggaaccagctgaccagcctgCCCCCAGAGATCGGCCAGCTCAGACACCTCCGGGTCCTGTTCTGCTACCGCAACCAACTGACCGAGGTTCCAGAGGAGCTGGGCAACTGCACCAGGCTGGAGGTCCTCAGCCTGGCCAACAACGAGATATCTGGCCTCCCTGCCTCCTGCGCCAACCTGACCTGCCTGAGGAAGCTCAATCTCAGCCACAACAAAATTGTTCACATCCCCGGCTGCGTCTACACCATGAAGAGACTGGTATTCCTCCACCTGGCCTGCAACAGGCTGGAGTGCATCGCCGAGAGCATCGCAGCACTGGTGGAGCTCAAGATCCTCATCGTGGAGGGGAACGAGATCCACTCGCTGCCCAAGATGATCTGCTGCCTGACGCGGCTGGAGCTGCTCAACGTGGACTTCAACGACATCCAGAACGTGCCCCAGGAGATGCACCAGCTCAGCAGGCTGGAGAAGCTGGCCTACCACCCTCTGGATAAGGGACTCCACATCATGCAGAACCCCTTGCAGAAGCAAATCAAAGAGGTGCTGGAAGGAGGCCTCATCGCCCTCTTTAATTATCTGAAATCTAATTAA